The Peromyscus maniculatus bairdii isolate BWxNUB_F1_BW_parent chromosome 6, HU_Pman_BW_mat_3.1, whole genome shotgun sequence genome has a segment encoding these proteins:
- the C6H4orf33 gene encoding UPF0462 protein C4orf33 homolog has protein sequence MNFKIEHTWDGFPVRHEPVCVKLSPEDKGVKLEVCAPFFNDPPAPPGEPGMPFSELWNYEVVEAFFLNDTTEQYLEVELCPNLHFGRHGQHLVLLLSGRRNVWKKELTLSFKVFRRETNWEGIAFLPWSYFPPKVTKFNSFAIHGSNDRRSYEALYPVPQHELQQGQKPDFHRLEYFEPFNFNTLLGEEWKQPESGLWLIERPDMSE, from the exons atgaattttaaaattgaacACACTTGGGATGGTTTTCCAGTGCGGCATGAGCCAGTGTGTGTCAAGCTGAGTCCAGAGGACAAGGGAGTGAAATTGGAGGTCTGTGCTCCATTTTTCAATgaccctccagctcctcctggagAACCAGGAATGCCTTTCAGTGAACTGTGGAATTATGAAG TTGTGGAAGCATTTTTCTTGAATGATACAACTGAGCAGTATTTAGAAGTTGAACTTTGTCC GAATCTTCATTTTGGCAGACAT ggACAGCACTTAGTTCTTTTACTCTCTGGAAGAAGAAATGTTTGGAAA AAAGAGCTCACGTTATCATTCAAAGTGTTCAGGAGAGAGACAAACTGGGAAGGCATAGCTTTTCTTCCTTGGAGTTATTTTCCACCAAAGGTGACAAAATTCAACTCATTTGCAATTCATGGATCAAATGACAGAAGAAGTTACGAGGCCCTTTACCCTGTGCCACAGCATGAACTGCAACAAGGCCAAAAACCTGATTT CCATCGTCTAGAATATTTCGAGCCTTTCAATTTTAACACACTGCTTGGAGAAGAATGGAAGCAGCCAGAGTCAGGCTTGTGGCTAATAGAGAGACCTGATATGTCGGAGTAG